From the Candidatus Goldiibacteriota bacterium genome, the window TAATACGGTATCAAGCGCGATGATGGGCGGGGAATATAAGCATTACAGGCGCGTGTACAGAACGTTTATGTTTGACTATCCGGGGCACGGCAAGTCTGACCCTGTAAAACAGTTTCCTGATGATTTCTGGCGGGAAATGGCCAAATGCGCGGTTGCGGTATGCGGCGCGCTTGGCGTACAGAAGACGTATGTGATTGGCACGGAAGGCGGCGCAATGGTGGCGCTTAATATGGCGATAGAAGCGCCCGGGCTTGTAAAAAAAGTAATCGCGGACAGTTTTCTGGGGGATAGTATGAAATTAGACGAGGCGGAAAAACTTATCGCGGACAGAAACGCAGCCATCGGCGGAAAATTCTGGTACGCGTGGTTTCTTCAGCACGGTTTTGGCTATAAAAAAGTGATGCAGATGGACAACGACATGATGCTTAGGTTTGCCAAATCCGGCAGAAAATATGTTCCGGCAGGGCTTGAAAAAATTCAGTGCCCGGCATTGTTTACCGGCGCCAAGGACAACCCTTTGGTTAAAAATCTGGATGAAAAGATACACGCCGCATTGGCTAAAAATCCGCTTTTTGAATCAAAGATATACCTTTCAGGCGGGCATATGACCGTTGTTTCAAAGAAACACGAATTCAGGCACATGGCGCAGGACTGGTTTGATAAGTAAATTAACCCATACTCATCCAAAATGAATGAATTAACCTGTTTTGTGTTATAATATTTTTAAGGGAATTAATTAAATAAAAAGAGGGTTTTTATGCCCAATGATTTTCATACAATAGCTGTTGTTTCAAAGTTGTTTTCCAATAATTTTGTCCATGAAATACTTCACGGCATAGAGCCGCACCTGTTTA encodes:
- a CDS encoding alpha/beta hydrolase, with product MPYISYQGQRVFYKAKGKGEHLLILHGNTVSSAMMGGEYKHYRRVYRTFMFDYPGHGKSDPVKQFPDDFWREMAKCAVAVCGALGVQKTYVIGTEGGAMVALNMAIEAPGLVKKVIADSFLGDSMKLDEAEKLIADRNAAIGGKFWYAWFLQHGFGYKKVMQMDNDMMLRFAKSGRKYVPAGLEKIQCPALFTGAKDNPLVKNLDEKIHAALAKNPLFESKIYLSGGHMTVVSKKHEFRHMAQDWFDK